From one Lysinibacillus sp. G4S2 genomic stretch:
- a CDS encoding DUF1629 domain-containing protein, which translates to MKYYRLVEFYKRDAYFYQDDEKNQVKSYELESGVSSFSIESIYYKVDKLDKYVTKYDMLPSVGAPLVSLKMKIFLEEIANNACEFFPAVIVDEKGEMNTDFFALNILAVSDCFDDQKSEYDMTANDPKKIGRITSIYFDYQKLGQEHFYRMSIRPSMIVVSEAFVEGYRKNKLKGLLFAKEGSRLRPEFLA; encoded by the coding sequence ATGAAGTACTATAGATTAGTTGAATTCTATAAAAGGGATGCTTATTTTTACCAAGATGATGAAAAGAATCAGGTGAAATCCTATGAATTAGAATCAGGAGTATCATCTTTTAGTATAGAAAGTATTTATTACAAAGTTGATAAACTTGATAAATATGTTACCAAGTACGACATGTTACCATCAGTTGGCGCGCCTTTAGTAAGCTTAAAAATGAAGATTTTTTTAGAGGAAATCGCTAACAACGCTTGTGAATTTTTTCCGGCCGTTATTGTAGATGAAAAAGGTGAAATGAACACAGATTTCTTTGCACTGAATATATTGGCTGTTTCTGATTGTTTTGATGATCAGAAATCGGAATACGATATGACTGCAAACGATCCTAAAAAAATTGGTCGAATCACAAGTATATACTTTGATTATCAAAAACTTGGACAAGAGCATTTTTATCGTATGAGCATAAGACCTTCGATGATAGTTGTATCTGAGGCTTTTGTTGAAGGATATAGAAAGAATAAACTAAAAGGATTACTCTTTGCAAAAGAGGGCAGTCGCCTAAGACCAGAGTTTTTGGCATGA